The following proteins come from a genomic window of Andrena cerasifolii isolate SP2316 chromosome 6, iyAndCera1_principal, whole genome shotgun sequence:
- the Eif3f1 gene encoding eukaryotic translation initiation factor 3 subunit f1 codes for MALNLTVKVHPVVLFQVVDAFERRKADSHRVIGTLLGTVEKGIVEVTNCFCVPHKESESQVEADLTYGIDLYDLNHRVNAQENIVGWWATGTEVTTHSSVIHEYYVRECNNPVHLTVDTTLANTTRMAIKAYVCVPLGVPNGKQGSMFTPVKVQITCYEPEVVGLQLCSKTQLPPHSQLGSLKTGGGIEPMMDLAQIAQASVKLSSMLEQVLAYVDDVLNSKQPPDNQVGRALLDMVHSVPKMSSDQFDEMFNSNVKDLLMVVALSQLIKTQLQLNEKLTLLTTL; via the exons ATGGCGCTGAACTTAACCGTGAAGGTCCATCCTGTCGTTCTCTTCCAAGTCGTCGATGCCTTCGAGCGTCGCAAAGCCGATTCCCATCGCGTCATCGGGACGTTGTTGG GAACCGTGGAGAAGGGGATCGTGGAAGTTACGAACTGTTTCTGCGTGCCACATAAAGAGTCCGAGAGCCAGGTGGAAGCTGACTTGACGTACGGCATTGATCTGTACGACTTGAACCACAGGGTGAACGCACAGGAGAACATAGTTGGATGGTGGGCGACTGGGACTGAG GTTACCACTCATTCCTCGGTCATACACGAATACTATGTACGCGAGTGCAATAATCCTGTTCACTTGACCGTCGACACTACGTTAGCGAACACCACTAGGATGGCGATTAAAGCTTACGTGTGCGTTCCACTGGGAGTGCCGAACGGGAAACAAGGTTCCATGTTCACTCCTGTTAAAGTACAA ATTACATGTTACGAGCCAGAGGTCGTTGGACTACAGCTATGTTCCAAGACTCAGTTACCGCCACACTCGCAGCTGGGTAGCTTGAAAACAGGCGGCGGTATAGAACCAATGATGGACCTCGCGCAGATAGCGCAGGCCAGCGTCAAGCTCTCCTCGATGTTGGAGCAAGTGCTGGCGTACGTCGACGATGTATTGAATTCGAAGCAGCCTCCAGACAATCAA GTCGGCCGTGCACTTCTGGACATGGTGCATTCTGTTCCCAAAATGTCCAGCGATCAATTCGACGAGATGTTCAACAGTAATGTGAAGGATCTACTGATGGTCGTTGCGCTCTCGCAATTAATAAAGACACAGCTCCAACTGAACGAGAAACTTACACTTCTGACGACTCTGTAA